Proteins co-encoded in one Brassica rapa cultivar Chiifu-401-42 chromosome A02, CAAS_Brap_v3.01, whole genome shotgun sequence genomic window:
- the LOC103851677 gene encoding protein MULTIPOLAR SPINDLE 1 produces the protein MSSSFAEANQMEKEESLKLAIAVSLIQSKIQNRRSSSDALRWKHKAKERKKEIMRLQEDLKHAESCDLFPENASCKCYFFDNMGEFSDRRFGEASEPRFSDVLRRRFIRLARTRGRRKSTRPSQRLRLSEPGYVEEAEHLKISIDFLLELAEADSNCSNFSNWSHMAVDFILASLKKLISMGRNLEAVEESISFMITQLIKRMCTPFIGNEVKQLETSAGLYVQHLIRKLGSDPYIGQRAIFSVSQRLSILAENLLVMDPFDESFPEMDECMFILIQLTEFLICDYLLPWAESEAFETVVFEEWIASVIHARKAVAALDQRNGLYLLYMDRVTGELAKRVGQVTSFREVEPSILDKILAYPE, from the exons ATGAGTTCGAGCTTCGCTGAAGCAAATCAGATGGAGAAGGAAGAGTCGCTGAAACTGGCGATCGCTGTTTCTCTGATTCAATCGAAGATCCAGAACCGTAGATCTTCTTCTGATGCTCTTCGCTGGAAGCACAAG gctaaagagaggaagaaagagatAATGAGACTCCAGGAAGATCTCAAGCATGCTGAAA GTTGTGATTTATTCCCAGAGAATGCTTCTTGCAAGTGTTACTTCTTTGATAACATGGGAGAGTTCAGCGACAGGCGGTTTGGAGAGGCCTCTGAACCGAGATTCAGTGATGTTCTTCGTCGTAGATTTATCAGATTAG CAAGGACAAGGGGGAGAAGGAAATCAACTCGACCATCTCAAAGATTGCGGCTCTCAG AACCGGGATATGTAGAGGAAGCAGAGCATCTAAAGATTTCTATTGATTTTCTACTGGAACTTGCTGAAGCAGACTCCAAT TGCTCTAATTTCAGCAATTGGTCACATATGGCTGTAGATTTCATATTAG CTTCACTGAAGAAGCTTATATCGATGGGGAGAAACTTGGAAGCTGTTGAAGAATCTATTAGTTTCATGATTACACAGTTGATCAAAAGAATGTGCACTCCCTTTATAGGAAATG AGGTGAAACAATTAGAAACAAGTGCCGGGCTTTATGTTCAACATCTGATCCGTAAACTCGGAAGTGATCCATACATTGGACAGCGTGCAATATTTTCTGTCTCTCAGAGACTATCCATTTTAGCCGAAAACTTACTGGTCATGGACCCGTTTGATGAATCATTCCCAGAGATGGATGAGTGCATGTTTATATT GATACAGCTTACTGAGTTCCTGATATGTGACTATCTGCTACCTTGGGCTGAGAGTGAAGCATTTGAAACTG TTGTGTTTGAGGAGTGGATAGCATCAGTAATCCATGCGAGGAAAGCAGTAGCTGCTTTGGACCAAAGAAACGGATTGTATCTTCTTTACATGGACCGAGTCACAGGGGAACTAGCTAAACGAGTTGGTCAAGTCACATCTTTCCGGGAGGTGGAGCCATCCATTTTGGACAAAATCTTAGCCTACCCAGAATGA
- the LOC103851678 gene encoding uncharacterized protein LOC103851678 has product MTFILSFHVSIITPNAIKLYTADKTYLLQLLHFLYNLRRWPKPSLIFRAEMADVKRLLILSIILLLFLSQSFLLCSGHDDDQAGQTRKLGVFIRKRGGGGYRRARTTTSASATLLSGSFHMTACLVSSFLLSLIF; this is encoded by the coding sequence ATGACATTTATCTTATCATTCCATGTCTCAATCATCACACCAAATgctattaaattatatacagCTGACAAAACGTATCTTCTTCAACTATTGCATTTTCTTTATAATCTCCGCAGATGGCCAAAACCTTCTCTTATCTTTAGAGCAGAGATGGCTGACGTCAAACGCTTACTCATCCTATCAATCATCTTGCTCCTGTTCTTGTCTCAGTCCTTTCTTCTGTGTTCAGGTCATGACGACGACCAAGCTGGTCAAACGAGGAAGCTTGGAGTTTTCATAAGgaaaagaggaggaggaggatacaGAAGGGCTCGCACCACCACATCAGCTTCTGCAACGCTTTTGTCAGGCTCCTTCCATATGACTGCTTGCCTTGTCTCCTCGTTCCTGCTCTCTCTTATTTTCTAG
- the LOC103851675 gene encoding APO protein 2, chloroplastic: MSITYSTLSWADAGSLSAVSPKIVPFGIPMNQFLNPSSSSSSCFGFSASLQGSIRLHLDSRLVLSKRSKALPFVVRSDHPQNADAPKQYSKREKKPFPVPIVDLRRAARERVKNNKDKPKRPLPPPKNGMVVKSLVPLAYKVYNARIRLINNLHRLMKVVRVNACGWCNEIHVGPYGHPFKSCKGPNASQRKGHHEWTNSVLEDVIVPLEAYHLYDRLGKRIRHDERFTIPRVPAVVELCIQGGVEIPEFPAKRRRKPIIRIGKSEFVDADETELPDPEPHIPPEPLLTELPPSEITPPSNEEETVSLAEETLQAWEEMRAGAKKLMRMYRVRVCGYCPEVHVGPTGHKAQNCGAFKHQQRNGQHGWQSAVLDDLIPPRYVWHVPDVNGPPMQRELRSFYGQAPAVVEICAQAGAEVPEQYRATMRLEVGIPSSVQEAEMVV, translated from the exons ATGTCGATTACGTACTCCACCCTCTCCT GGGCAGATGCTGGTTCCCTTTCGGCTGTTTCCCCCAAAATTGTACCTTTTGGCATACCCATGAATCAGTTTCTCAATCCCAGCTCCTCCTCGTCTTCTTGTTTCGGATTCTCAGCTTCTCTTCAG GGAAGTATCAGACTTCATTTAGATTCTAGACTTGTGCTTAGTAAAAGGAGTAAAGCTCTTCCTTTTGTTGTGAGAAGTGATCATCCTCAGAACGCAGACGCACCTAAGCAGTACtcaaagagagagaagaagccCTTCCCGGTTCCCATTGTGGACCTTAGACGAGCAGCTAGGGAGAGAGTCAAGAACAACAAAGACAAACCTAAGAGACCTCTCCCTCCTCCTAAAAACGGCATGGTCGTCAAGAGCCTCGTCCCTCTTGCTTACAAAGTGTACAACGCGAGAATCAGACTGATCAACAATCTCCACCGCCTCATGAAAGTTGTTCGTGTTAACGCTTGTGg GTGGTGTAATGAGATCCACGTTGGACCTTACGGTCATCCGTTTAAGTCGTGTAAAGGTCCGAACGCTTCTCAGAGAAAAGGTCATCATGAATGGACAAACTCTGTCCTTGAAGACGTGATTGTCCCTCTCGAAGCTTACCACCTCTACGACCGTCTCGGCAAGCGCATCCGTCACGATGAGAGATTCACCATCCCTCGAGTCCCCGCCGTAGTCGAGCTCTGCATCCAAGGAGGCGTTGAGATCCCTGAGTTTCCAGCAAAAAGGAGAAGAAAACCAATAATCCGCATCGGCAAAAGCGAGTTCGTAGACGCAGATGAAACCGAGTTGCCTGATCCAGAGCCTCACATTCCTCCAGAGCCGTTGTTAACCGAGCTACCTCCCTCAGAGATCACTCCACCTTCCAACGAAGAAGAAACAGTCTCTCTAGCGGAAGAGACTCTACAAGCGTGGGAAGAGATGAGAGCAGGAGCCAAGAAGCTGATGAGGATGTACAGGGTCAGAGTCTGCGGGTACTGCCCCGAGGTCCACGTGGGCCCGACGGGACACAAGGCGCAGAACTGCGGTGCGTTCAAGCACCAGCAGAGGAATGGTCAGCACGGTTGGCAGTCTGCGGTGCTTGACGATTTGATACCGCCGAGATACGTTTGGCATGTTCCTGATGTGAATGGGCCGCCGATGCAGAGGGAGCTGAGAAGCTTTTACGGGCAAGCGCCTGCTGTTGTGGAGATATGTGCGCAGGCTGGTGCGGAAGTGCCTGAACAGTATAGGGCTACTATGAGACTGGAGGTTGGGATACCTTCTAGTGTTCAAGAAGCTGAAATGGTCGTTTGA
- the LOC103851676 gene encoding uncharacterized protein LOC103851676: protein MKRAHGDFTPSNSNPFEDPKIRFRHHSLFQDYQELHMDTEAMRKRLETMQERKATLMAEVRFLRRRYRHLRQVSQPVMHPPDVNKGRGRSNGGKKSKRQLIQVEVSPDKTSEAETKHVSLPDLNHSGEAHHDETKTKKVPLFDLNQISGEEEEEMNNSEERMRVEESHSCKRMSSIEMLSCRNGGDGSHKRKSSWQDPVAALRV, encoded by the exons ATGAAGCGAGCTCATGGAGACTTCACTCCTTCCAACTCTAATCCTTTTGAGGATCCAAAAATCAGATTTAGGCACCATAGCCTTTTCCAAGACTATCAAGAACTTCATATG GATACTGAAGCAATGAGAAAAAGGTTGGAGACTATGCAAGAGAGAAAGGCAACACTAATGGCCGAAGTCAG GTTTCTGCGGCGGAGGTACAGACATTTGAGACAAGTGTCCCAGCCTGTTATGCATCCACCGGATGTTAATAAGGGCAGAGGAAGATCAAATGGTGGGAAGAAGAGTAAGAGGCAGTTAATCCAAGTGGAAGTGTCTCCTGATAAGACAAGTGAAGCAGAAACGAAGCATGTTTCACTTCCTGACTTAAACCATTCAGGAGAGGCTCATCATGacgaaaccaaaaccaaaaaagttCCATTGTTCGATCTAAACCAGATATCT ggagaagaagaggaagagatgaACAATAGCGAAGAGAGAATGAGAGTAGAAGAAAGCCATTCGTGTAAGAGAATGAGCAGCATAGAGATGCTGTCTTGCAGGAACGGTGGAGACGGTTCACATAAGAGGAAAAGCTCATGGCAAGATCCTGTTGCAGCTCTTAGAGTTTAA